A single Choristoneura fumiferana chromosome 9, NRCan_CFum_1, whole genome shotgun sequence DNA region contains:
- the LOC141431484 gene encoding LOW QUALITY PROTEIN: uncharacterized protein (The sequence of the model RefSeq protein was modified relative to this genomic sequence to represent the inferred CDS: deleted 2 bases in 1 codon) produces MPLASLSCPTQTTASSEILLRCPECPEPRYYKGSRGLNIHIAKKHRSHTQLSSTVLSQPNVPAPSQSPDHTSSNVPFHQILSNLKNSRPVLKRIPRGARVSVAKSLSHTIKTVLSDNSICNWELLLTFTFKVLHINSDENSKSLTKVVKDNCCSDISFQPSFQTSRNTNSCLFKRVESKISDGDIKGAARLLFSDDAVAPYNSDTLTALHSKHPPPPTNLCLPDPPLPSDPNLIATTQDILGAVMSFPNGSAGGLDGLTPQHLKDLLCSGCGESGEMLLKDLTALVNIMLAGQVPDGIKDVLYGANLCALIKKDGGIRPIAVGSTLRRLAAKIACRSILLKYPELQPVQLGFGSKSGCEAAVHAVRTFLEHKAGEVLLKVDVCNAFNSVDRGALLTQIKDKIPLVYKFLWQCYSSPSKLSYKNEVLASSVGCQQGDPLGPAIFSLAIHPIIKDLNSKLNVWYLDDGTLGGEAISVLEDLRKINIDMEKIGLSLNFSKCELFITDSCPDKENTIDLFRQIAPGIKIINKESLHLLGCPVLDQSFENFVDAKIQNFKATSHRLAKINLHSAYSIIKHCLLSQNLHIYFAEPIFGNIPL; encoded by the exons ATGCCCCTCGCAAGCCTTTCCTGTCCTACACAAACTACTGCATCGTCAGAAATTCTCCTTCGTTGCCCGGAATGTCCCGAACCACGTTATTATAAAGGCTCTAGAGGCCTTAACATCCACATCGCCAAAAAACACAGAAGCCATACTCAACTTTCATCTACAGTACTGTCCCAGCCAAACGTTCCAGCGCCTTCACAGTCACCAGACCACACCAGTTCGAACGTACCATTTCACCAAATCctgagtaatttaaaaaattcgcGCCCGGTATTAAAACGAATTCCGCGTGGTGCCCGAGTATCTGTTGCCAAATCCTTGAGCCACACAATCAAAACAGTCCTCTCAGATAACTCCATATGCAATTGGGAACTCTTACTTACATTCACCTTTAAAGTCCTTCATATAAATTCCgatgaaaattcaaaatcactcaCGAAAGTAGTTAAAGATAACTGCTGTAGTGATATTTCATTTCAACCCTCTTTTCAAACTTCTAGGAACACCAACAGCTGTTTATTTAAAAGAGTAGAATCTAAAATTTCCGACGGCGATATAAAAGGCGCCGCCCGCTTGCTTTTTTCTGACGATGCAGTAGCCCCATATAACTCTGACACCCTTACAGCTCTACACAGCAAACATCCACCTCCACCTACAAATCTTTGCCTGCCTGATCCCCCACTACCTAGTGATCCAAACCTTATTGCCACCACACAGGATATCCTTGGAGCTGTAATGTCTTTCCCCAATGGCTCTGCGGGAGGTCTAGATGGTCTGACACCTCAGCACCTGAAAGATCTCCTGTGCAGCGGTTGTGGTGAATCGGGGGAAATGCTCTTAAAGGACTTGACGGCCCTGGTGAATATCATGCTTGCCGGTCAGGTCCCGGACGGCATCAAGGACGTCCTGTATGGAGCCAACCTTTGTGCCCTAATAAAAAAAGACGGTGGCATCCGCCCCATTGCAGTTGGCTCCACTCTCAGACGTCTTGCCGCCAAGATTGCCTGCCGCTCCATCCTTTTGAAG TACCCAGAACTTCAACCTGTCCAGCTGGGGTTTGGCTCCAAAAGTGGATGTGAAGCCGCCGTGCACGCCGTGCGAACGTTCCTCGAGCATAAGGCAGGAGAGGTCCTGCTTAAGGTGGATGTTTGCAATGCTTTCAATTCCGTAGACAGGGGCGCCTTGTTGACtcaaataaaagacaaaattcCTCTGGTATATAAGTTTCTTTGGCAGTGTTATAGTTCTCCTTCCAAATTATCATACAAAAACGAAGTTCTGGCTTCTTCTGTAGGTTGTCAACAAGGCGACCCGCTCGGTCCAGCAATTTTCAGCCTCGCTATACATCCCATCATTAAGgatctaaattcaaaattaaatgtatggtaTTTAGATGACGGGACCCTCGGCGGAGAAGCGATTTCTGTCCTCGAAGATTTAAGAAAAATTAACATCGACATGGAAAAAATTGGCCTATCGCTAAATTTTTCCAAGTGCGAACTTTTTATCACCGATTCATGTCCAGACAAGGAAAATACAATCGACCTTTTTAGGCAAATCGCTCCGGgtatcaaaattataaacaaagaatCGCTTCACCTCCTTGGTTGTCCCGTCTTAGATcaatcatttgaaaacttcgtcgacgcaaaaattcaaaatttcaaagcaACATCGCACCGTTTGGCCAAAATTAATCTTCATTCAGCCTATTCAATCATTAAGCATTGTCTTTTGTCccaaaatttacatatatacttcGCGGAACCCATTTTTGGAAATATCCCACTTTGA